The Arachis hypogaea cultivar Tifrunner chromosome 19, arahy.Tifrunner.gnm2.J5K5, whole genome shotgun sequence genome has a window encoding:
- the LOC112775650 gene encoding E3 ubiquitin-protein ligase PUB23 → MDNEIDVPPFFLCPISLEIMKDPVTVSAGITYDRESIETWLFFGKNKSCSVTKQQLSSSDFSDLTPNHTFRRSIQSWCTINAFYGIERIPTSKAPVNKNKISKLLKDEDIDVEA, encoded by the coding sequence ATGGATAATGAGATCGATGTTCCTCCGTTCTTTCTCTGCCCAATCTCGCTTGAAATCATGAAGGATCCTGTAACCGTCTCCGCCGGCATCACCTACGACAGAGAGAGCATCGAGACATGGCTCTTCTTCGGCAAGAACAAGAGCTGCTCCGTAACGAAGCAACAACTCTCTTCTTCTGATTTCTCCGATCTAACTCCAAACCACACTTTTCGCCGATCGATTCAGTCATGGTGTACCATCAACGCTTTCTATGGCATCGAAAGAATTCCCACATCTAAAGCACCGGTTAACAAAAACAAGATCTCAAAGCTCCTCAAAGATGAGGACATTGACGTAGAAGCTTGA